The Vibrio tarriae genome includes the window TGTGGTGAAGCCCAAGTAAGGAGAAATGATGAAAGAATTATTGGCTCCTGTGCAGGCTTGGTGGCGAAGTGTCACCCCTCGTGAGCAAAAGATGGTAATGGGCATGGGCGTGCTGACGGTACTCGCTATCGTTTATTGGGGCATATGGCAGCCTTTGAGTGAGCGTACCGCCCAAGCTCAAGCACGATTACAAACCGAAAAACAGCTACTGAGTTGGGTGAGTGAAAACGCCAACGACATCGTAACGCTCCGTGCGCAAGGGGGCAGTGATGCGCCAAGCGATCAACCACTCAATCAGGTGATCACTAACTCGACGCGTCAGTTCAATATTGAGCTGATCCGCGTGCAGCCGCGCGGTGAAATGATGCAGGTCTGGATCCAACCGCTACCGTTTTCGCAATTGGTCTCATGGATTGCGTATTTGCAAGAGCGCCAAGGGGTGAGCGTGGATGCGATGGATATTGACCGTGGTAAAGTGAACGGCGTTGTGGAAGTGAAACGTCTGCAACTGAAGCGTGGAGGCTGATATGAAGCGTGCTGTTGGCTATGGTCTGTTATTTTCCACCGTGTTAATCACCAGCGTGGTCGTGCATTTGCCTGCCCAAGTGGCGCTTAGCCCGCTGCCTCTGCCTGAAGGTTTAGAACTCACCGGCATAGAGGGCTCTCTGTGGCAAGGTCAAGCCGCGCAAGTTCGTTGGCAAGGCATGAACCTAGGCGATCTCAACTGGGATCTCCACCTCTCGGCGTTACTGTTGGGGAAGTTGGAGGCGGATATCCGCTTTGGCCGCGGTAGCAGCACACAACTAAGAGGGAAAGGTGTCGTGGGGATCGGTTTGAGTGGTCCCTATGCCGATGATTTTTTACTCTCCTTACCGGCTGCGCAAGCCATTACTTGGCTACCGCTACCCGTACCACTGATGGCGCAAGGGCAGTTGGAGATGGCTGTCAAACAGTACCGCTTTGGTGAGCCTTACTGCCAGCAAGCCGAAGGCAGCTTAGCTTGGTCAGCTGCGCAGCTAGAATCGCCGCTTGGTGCGCTGCAGCTTGGTACTGTCGTGTCGGATTTTACTTGCCAAGAGAGCGTTGTGACCCTGAAAGGTGGCCAAAAAACCGCGCAGGTGAGCAGTGAATTTAACCTCAGTTTACAGCCGGACAATCGCTATCAAGCGCAAGCGTGGTTTAAACCAGAAGCGGAATTTCCTGAGAGTTTAAAGGAGCAGTTGAGCTGGCTACCGCAGCCTGATGGGCAAGGTCGCTATCCGTTCAATCAACAAGGTCAGCTCTAGGATGTGTTATCTCATTCATTTCAAGCCCAACTGGGCGTGAAATTTTATCGGCTAGTCTTTGATTTTTAAGATCTCATTCCAAGGTAAATCCGCATCACCGAGCACGATGAAGTTCGGGTTTTCCAAGGTTTCCCGCTCATTGTACGAGAGGGGCGATAATTGAGTGCTCAGAATGCGCCCACCCGCTTCTTCGACAATGCACTGGGTTGCGGCGGTATCCCATTCGCCAGTTGGACCAAGGCGCAGATAGCAATCTACTGCACCTTCTGCCACTAAGCAGGCTTTCAGTGCTGCAGAGCCCAGTGGCACCAAGTCATAATTCCAAGCACTGCTTAAACGGCGCGTGATCTTGTTGATGTCTTGGCGACGGCTGATGGCAATCGCGATCGAGCTGCTCGGCAGCTCATGTTTGTGAGTCTGAATTTTGAGGCTCTGCGCCATGTCGGGGATCTTCCACGCCCCTTTGCCTGCGTAAGCGTAGTAAGTCACACCAGAAACGGGGCCATACACCACTCCCATCACCGGATGGTTATTTTCCACGAGCGCAATGATGGTCGCGAAGTCGCCGCTACGTGCGATGAATTCTTGAGTGCCATCCAGCGGATCCACCAGCCAATAGCGCTGCCATGTTTCGCGAGTAGCAAGGTCGATATTCGCTTCTTCCTCCGAGAGGATCGGAATATCAGGGGTCAGCTCGCGCAACTGCTCACACAGAAACTTATGTGCGGCTAAATCGGCGCTGGTGACGGGCGTTGAATCACTTTTGGTGAAGGCTTCATAAGATTTATTTTGATAGATATCGAGGATAAGTTGCCCTGCCGCTCGCGCGATGTTAATGACATCCGGCAGTAGGTGCGAGAGATCCTGTGGTGTAGACATAGTGACTCCGAAGGCGCGCGATTCACGCCTGAAGAAAACGCAGAGCCAACAGCAAGGCTGTGATGCTGCGCGCTTCACAAAAATCGAGATGGGTCAGCAGATCTTCTGCTTGTGCTAAAGGCCAGCGAATGATCTCCAACGGCTCTGGCTCATCCCCCTCTAATTGCTCTGAGTATAGATCCTGAGCAACAAAAAGAACCATTTTGCTCGAGAAGTAAGAGGGAGCCAGCACCACCTCTTTGAGTGGGGTTAACTGGTGCGCGCCAAAACCAATTTCTTCTTTTAACTCACGATTGGCCGCTTGTTCAGCAGTTTCACCATGATCGACCAAGCCCTTTGGAAAGCCTAATTCGTAACGCTCCGTTCCGGCGGCGTATTCGCGCACGAGGAGTAAATCACCTTGCGCGGTGACAGGCACCATCATCACCGCATGGCGGCCACTCGGCTTCATGCGTTCATAGGTTCTTTGTTCACCGTTTGAGAAACGCAGATCCAAAGCTTCAATAGTAAACAGACGCGATTTGGCGACCGTTTCACGATCCAGAATTTCTGGTAAAGATTTGGATGACATACGCAGACTCCTGAGCAAAAAAGTTTTCTTAATATATGAGAAATAATCGCAGTTTGAAACGCTCAATATGCAGACACCAATAAAAAAGCTGATGCGGAGACATCAGCTTCAAATCAAATAGGAAGGTTATGCAGATTGAGCGTTAGTAGTAAGAGTGCTCACCGCGATCGTGCTCGGTGGAGTCACGTACCGCAGTCAGTTCACCGGCAAATTGAGCCAGCAGCTCTTTCTCAATGCCTTCTTTAAGCGTAACGTCGACCATAGAGCAGCCGTTACAGCCACCGCCAAATTGCACCAGAGCCACACCATCATCCGAAATGCTGATCAGACGAACGTGGCCACCATGGCCGGCCAATTGAGGGTTGACTTGGGTTTGCAGGGCGTATTCTACGCGCTCCATCAGCGAGGCATCGTCCGAAACTTTGCGCATTTTCGCGTTAGGGGCTTTCAGGGTCAGTTGTGAACCCATTTTGTCGGTGACAAAGTCAATCACCGCCTCTTCCAAAAAGGGCAAGCTAAGTTCATCAACATAGGCAGAAAAGCCACTGAAAGGGTATTCCGTATCAGTCGCTTCTACCGCTTCCG containing:
- a CDS encoding type II secretion system protein M, giving the protein MKELLAPVQAWWRSVTPREQKMVMGMGVLTVLAIVYWGIWQPLSERTAQAQARLQTEKQLLSWVSENANDIVTLRAQGGSDAPSDQPLNQVITNSTRQFNIELIRVQPRGEMMQVWIQPLPFSQLVSWIAYLQERQGVSVDAMDIDRGKVNGVVEVKRLQLKRGG
- a CDS encoding type II secretion system protein N — encoded protein: MKRAVGYGLLFSTVLITSVVVHLPAQVALSPLPLPEGLELTGIEGSLWQGQAAQVRWQGMNLGDLNWDLHLSALLLGKLEADIRFGRGSSTQLRGKGVVGIGLSGPYADDFLLSLPAAQAITWLPLPVPLMAQGQLEMAVKQYRFGEPYCQQAEGSLAWSAAQLESPLGALQLGTVVSDFTCQESVVTLKGGQKTAQVSSEFNLSLQPDNRYQAQAWFKPEAEFPESLKEQLSWLPQPDGQGRYPFNQQGQL
- the cysQ gene encoding 3'(2'),5'-bisphosphate nucleotidase CysQ — translated: MSTPQDLSHLLPDVINIARAAGQLILDIYQNKSYEAFTKSDSTPVTSADLAAHKFLCEQLRELTPDIPILSEEEANIDLATRETWQRYWLVDPLDGTQEFIARSGDFATIIALVENNHPVMGVVYGPVSGVTYYAYAGKGAWKIPDMAQSLKIQTHKHELPSSSIAIAISRRQDINKITRRLSSAWNYDLVPLGSAALKACLVAEGAVDCYLRLGPTGEWDTAATQCIVEEAGGRILSTQLSPLSYNERETLENPNFIVLGDADLPWNEILKIKD
- the nudE gene encoding ADP compounds hydrolase NudE — translated: MSSKSLPEILDRETVAKSRLFTIEALDLRFSNGEQRTYERMKPSGRHAVMMVPVTAQGDLLLVREYAAGTERYELGFPKGLVDHGETAEQAANRELKEEIGFGAHQLTPLKEVVLAPSYFSSKMVLFVAQDLYSEQLEGDEPEPLEIIRWPLAQAEDLLTHLDFCEARSITALLLALRFLQA
- the nfuA gene encoding Fe-S biogenesis protein NfuA; amino-acid sequence: MSNPITITESAQSHFAKLLAQQPEGTNIRVFVVNPGTPNAECGVSYCPPEAVEATDTEYPFSGFSAYVDELSLPFLEEAVIDFVTDKMGSQLTLKAPNAKMRKVSDDASLMERVEYALQTQVNPQLAGHGGHVRLISISDDGVALVQFGGGCNGCSMVDVTLKEGIEKELLAQFAGELTAVRDSTEHDRGEHSYY